The proteins below are encoded in one region of Planctopirus limnophila DSM 3776:
- a CDS encoding class I SAM-dependent methyltransferase — MLIDGSERSRKQFLETNRQAWDTLARNGSPFAHVASDEECRYPLKTLDSRGWLPEDVRGLKVLCLAAGGGWQSILYATAGAEVTVVDLSPEMLALDSREAQRRGLNVRTLATSMDDLSMLGDATFDIAHQPVSTCYIPSLSGMYRELARVLKDGGLYISQHKQPGSLQITHRDHRDRYVLGVEYYEQRALPVAADTLYREQGTSEFLHRWDELIGELCRNGFVLEDLVEPRRADLTASPGSSGHRGRFVPPYVRLKARRHRRDSEQTTRIFS, encoded by the coding sequence ATGTTGATCGATGGATCTGAGCGGTCACGAAAACAGTTTCTGGAGACGAATCGTCAGGCGTGGGATACCCTGGCTCGAAATGGCAGTCCTTTTGCCCATGTGGCCAGTGACGAGGAATGCCGGTATCCCTTAAAGACACTGGACTCTCGGGGCTGGCTGCCAGAGGATGTCCGGGGCCTGAAAGTTCTCTGCCTCGCTGCGGGTGGAGGATGGCAATCGATTCTTTATGCCACTGCCGGTGCCGAGGTGACTGTTGTCGATCTGAGTCCTGAGATGCTCGCATTGGATTCGAGAGAGGCACAGCGCAGAGGTCTCAATGTGCGAACTTTGGCCACATCCATGGATGATTTGTCGATGCTGGGAGACGCCACCTTCGATATTGCCCATCAACCTGTCAGTACCTGCTACATTCCCAGCCTCTCGGGGATGTATCGGGAACTGGCTCGAGTACTCAAAGATGGGGGGCTGTACATCAGTCAGCACAAGCAGCCAGGGAGTCTGCAGATCACCCATCGAGACCACCGTGATCGCTATGTGTTAGGGGTGGAATACTATGAACAGCGCGCCTTACCCGTAGCAGCGGATACGCTCTATCGAGAACAGGGAACAAGCGAGTTTCTGCATCGCTGGGATGAACTGATTGGCGAGCTGTGCCGCAATGGCTTCGTGCTGGAAGATCTGGTGGAACCGAGGCGGGCCGACCTGACGGCATCACCTGGATCGTCAGGGCACAGAGGTCGATTTGTGCCCCCTTATGTGCGGCTCAAAGCACGGCGACATCGCAGGGATTCAGAACAGACCACGCGCATTTTCTCGTAG
- a CDS encoding PPC domain-containing protein — MMKFWFARNLSIACLLMGLATAGHVLGADPVVRNVMPRGAQRGTEVELSFNGERLGDAAEVIMYEPGIEVLDFKVENDKLVKARVKLSSDQTPGIRHLRLRTKSGMSKTQNFAISALPVVEEVEPNNEFAKPQVISNNVTINGVVTNEDVDYFVVDAKAGERLTAEVVGIRLGNSMFDPYVSIINESRFELAGSDDAAFGTQDGVASIVVPTDGKYILMVRESSYGGSGDSYYQLHIGNYPRPLAIVPAGGKPGSTVSVTYYGDVKGPLTRDVVLPTLESLPASSPLNFALSASDDSGTSPTGNAFRLTDLENVIEAEPNDSMEQAPLAVLPAAMNGILQTEGDRDLFAFEAKKGENFEFVVYGRRLRSEIDSVLQIWNDKGNAVANSDDSPGTPDSQLRFNCPADGKYFVMIRDHLGRGGNAYHYRIEANPITPRLDFSINEFVQFQEDTLELPAGGRLPFLVTATRRDVGGPIEFRSENLPQGVTIEAPQLADGQGVAQVVLVAAPDAPLSLKMSQIVGFIAADPNRHVESRVRQDAIMVRGQNNRPFFIEALPSLGVSVVEPVPFSVEIVQPKVPLIKNSPLKLKLIAKREGDFKGPINVELLQNPPGVNSSRNAVIAEGQTETVIDVNAAGNAPAGDWKICARVRADVGGSRVSASPFVALKVAEPYVKLEFAKSAIEQNAEIDYPVKVEQVTPFEGTAKVVLMGLPHQTTAEPLEMTKETQELVFKIKAGPEAPVSKNKNLFCQIIIQQEGEEVIHHLGSGELRIDKPLPPKTTPAPAPTPQVAEAPKPPATKPLSRLEQLRLEQQQKAAAGQAP; from the coding sequence ATGATGAAATTCTGGTTCGCTCGCAACTTAAGTATTGCCTGCCTGCTGATGGGCCTTGCGACCGCTGGACATGTTCTGGGTGCCGACCCTGTTGTAAGAAATGTCATGCCTCGTGGTGCACAACGAGGGACAGAAGTCGAACTCTCATTCAACGGCGAGCGGCTCGGCGACGCTGCTGAAGTGATCATGTACGAGCCGGGAATTGAAGTCCTCGATTTCAAAGTCGAGAACGACAAACTCGTCAAGGCACGCGTCAAACTCAGTTCAGATCAGACGCCAGGGATTCGGCATCTAAGGCTCCGTACCAAAAGTGGCATGTCCAAGACGCAAAATTTCGCCATCTCGGCCTTGCCTGTTGTTGAAGAAGTTGAACCGAACAATGAGTTCGCTAAGCCACAGGTGATTTCGAACAACGTGACAATCAACGGCGTCGTAACGAACGAGGATGTCGATTACTTTGTCGTCGATGCGAAAGCTGGTGAGCGGTTGACTGCGGAAGTTGTCGGCATCCGCCTGGGTAACTCGATGTTCGATCCGTATGTGTCGATCATCAATGAATCACGATTTGAACTGGCTGGCAGTGATGATGCGGCTTTTGGCACTCAGGATGGCGTGGCTTCGATAGTCGTCCCCACTGATGGTAAATACATCCTGATGGTCAGAGAGTCGAGTTATGGCGGGTCGGGTGATAGCTATTACCAGCTCCATATAGGAAACTATCCCAGGCCACTGGCAATTGTCCCAGCCGGTGGTAAACCTGGAAGCACCGTTTCGGTCACTTATTACGGGGATGTCAAGGGCCCTTTGACGCGAGATGTAGTGCTACCAACTCTGGAAAGTCTTCCAGCATCTTCCCCGTTGAACTTTGCCCTTTCAGCGAGTGATGATTCGGGAACTTCGCCTACTGGTAACGCATTTCGGCTGACAGATCTTGAGAATGTGATCGAAGCGGAGCCGAATGATTCGATGGAGCAGGCTCCTTTGGCTGTCCTGCCCGCCGCAATGAATGGCATTCTGCAAACGGAGGGCGATCGAGACCTGTTCGCCTTCGAAGCCAAAAAAGGCGAGAATTTCGAGTTCGTTGTTTACGGAAGACGATTGCGTTCCGAGATTGATTCTGTGCTGCAGATCTGGAATGACAAAGGGAATGCAGTCGCCAATAGCGACGACTCCCCCGGCACTCCCGATAGTCAGCTTCGGTTCAATTGCCCTGCGGATGGTAAATACTTTGTCATGATTCGCGATCATCTGGGTCGTGGAGGGAATGCCTATCATTACCGGATTGAAGCAAACCCGATTACGCCTCGTCTCGATTTTTCGATTAATGAATTTGTCCAGTTTCAGGAAGATACGCTCGAGTTACCCGCTGGTGGGCGATTGCCATTCCTGGTAACAGCCACAAGACGGGATGTCGGCGGGCCCATTGAGTTTCGCAGTGAAAATCTTCCTCAGGGCGTCACGATCGAGGCTCCTCAACTGGCGGATGGCCAAGGGGTGGCTCAGGTCGTCTTGGTCGCAGCTCCTGATGCACCGCTGAGTCTGAAAATGTCTCAGATTGTGGGTTTCATCGCCGCAGATCCCAATCGGCATGTTGAAAGTCGAGTGAGGCAGGACGCCATCATGGTCCGCGGCCAGAACAACCGTCCGTTCTTTATCGAAGCGCTACCTTCCTTGGGAGTTTCCGTGGTGGAACCAGTCCCTTTTTCCGTGGAAATTGTTCAACCCAAAGTCCCGCTGATTAAAAACAGTCCTTTGAAGTTAAAGCTGATTGCCAAACGAGAAGGCGACTTCAAAGGTCCCATCAATGTCGAGTTGCTGCAGAATCCACCAGGTGTCAATTCAAGTCGCAATGCAGTCATCGCTGAAGGGCAGACGGAGACCGTGATTGACGTGAATGCTGCTGGAAATGCTCCCGCAGGTGATTGGAAGATTTGTGCCCGAGTTCGTGCGGATGTGGGAGGAAGTCGTGTTTCCGCCTCGCCGTTTGTTGCGCTGAAAGTCGCTGAGCCTTACGTCAAGCTGGAGTTCGCAAAGTCCGCTATCGAGCAGAATGCAGAAATCGATTACCCGGTAAAAGTTGAGCAGGTCACACCGTTTGAGGGGACTGCCAAGGTCGTGTTGATGGGGTTGCCTCATCAAACAACCGCCGAGCCACTGGAGATGACTAAAGAGACGCAGGAGTTGGTATTCAAGATTAAAGCCGGACCTGAAGCACCAGTCAGCAAAAACAAGAATCTTTTCTGCCAGATTATCATTCAGCAGGAAGGTGAAGAAGTGATTCATCATTTAGGGAGCGGCGAACTGCGGATTGACAAGCCGTTGCCACCCAAAACGACGCCTGCACCCGCTCCCACTCCTCAAGTTGCGGAAGCACCCAAACCGCCGGCAACGAAACCCTTGAGCCGCCTGGAGCAACTGCGGTTAGAGCAGCAGCAGAAGGCCGCTGCGGGGCAGGCCCCTTAA
- a CDS encoding WD40 domain-containing protein → MGRFLPILLTMAMAVPGAISAQEKSSDDKPQEKKITYDEHILPIFREKCGSCHNANDKKGDLVLDNYSAAMQGGASGEVINTNGEPANSQLYLVMTHESEPIMPPGQPRLPDAQLELVRKWIEQGALQNSGSKAKIKKKTVVTASAASSMKRPDGPAPMPEVALPIEPVVVTSRANAVTALAANPWAPLLAVSGYKQILLYHAQTLDLVGVLPFPEGQPHILKFSRNGSVLLAGGGRGGQSGLVVLFDIKTGRRLAQVGSEYDTVLAADLSPDMSLVALGGPKKMLRVYEVSTGELLYESKKHTDWVTAIEFSPDGVLLATGDRSNGLVVWEAYTGREFYFLTGHTGSINDVSWSPDSNTLASGSEDGTIRLWEMQNGGQIKNFNAHGGGVQALDFTLDVRIVSTGRDRVTKLFDANGNKQRDFPATQDVGMEVCYSGETDRVYAGDMAGRVYAWNAKDGAVIGQCVTNPASVTAQLAAAQAELTGSQQKVTAANEAVESLRKQLADRQKAAEEAGKMVGIREAELNAKNEAKTAKQSDMSRVEQQLGGMKQQLSKQQQDFDQTTKALEVAMTKLNGQKGELQKVREAFDTTQKALENARNSLNGDAENADQKNIVSDLEGKVKSAKDQVDLVEAAVKEQVTTVSGLEKQIDERKQALAAIKTEVNTLEGKLTSGRDELKALDSARNNAEQALKNARMEAEQRMKTASATEDEKKQLAEREAALKTAQELLVRWQGRITTIEAVRNLPPLSTAVVE, encoded by the coding sequence ATGGGTCGGTTTCTCCCAATCCTTTTGACCATGGCGATGGCTGTTCCTGGAGCGATATCTGCTCAGGAAAAATCGTCGGATGATAAACCTCAGGAGAAGAAGATCACTTATGACGAGCACATTCTGCCAATTTTTCGGGAGAAATGCGGCTCGTGCCATAATGCCAATGATAAAAAAGGTGACCTGGTTCTCGATAACTACTCCGCTGCCATGCAGGGTGGGGCTTCTGGCGAAGTCATTAATACCAACGGTGAGCCCGCCAATAGTCAGCTTTATCTGGTGATGACCCATGAGTCAGAGCCCATCATGCCCCCGGGCCAACCACGACTGCCGGATGCTCAGTTGGAACTTGTTCGTAAATGGATTGAGCAGGGGGCACTGCAGAATTCGGGAAGTAAAGCCAAGATCAAAAAGAAGACAGTGGTGACTGCCTCTGCAGCCTCGTCCATGAAGCGGCCCGATGGCCCGGCACCCATGCCTGAAGTTGCTTTGCCGATCGAGCCAGTGGTTGTGACGTCCCGGGCAAATGCGGTCACTGCTTTGGCAGCCAACCCGTGGGCTCCACTCTTGGCGGTATCGGGCTACAAGCAGATTCTGCTTTACCACGCTCAGACATTAGATCTCGTGGGAGTACTCCCTTTTCCTGAAGGGCAACCCCATATTCTGAAGTTCAGCCGGAATGGTTCTGTATTGCTCGCTGGTGGTGGCCGGGGAGGCCAAAGCGGTCTGGTGGTACTGTTTGACATCAAGACGGGGAGAAGGCTCGCTCAGGTCGGCTCTGAGTATGATACCGTTCTGGCAGCAGACTTGAGCCCAGATATGTCGCTGGTCGCACTGGGTGGCCCGAAGAAGATGCTGCGGGTCTATGAAGTATCGACTGGTGAATTGCTTTACGAGTCCAAGAAACACACTGATTGGGTGACCGCGATTGAATTCAGCCCTGATGGAGTGTTGCTCGCCACCGGTGACCGTAGTAATGGGCTCGTGGTTTGGGAAGCCTATACCGGAAGAGAGTTCTACTTTCTGACCGGTCACACAGGGAGTATTAACGATGTCTCGTGGTCGCCAGATAGCAATACGCTGGCCAGTGGCAGCGAAGATGGCACGATTCGATTGTGGGAAATGCAGAACGGCGGCCAGATCAAGAACTTTAATGCTCATGGCGGCGGCGTTCAGGCATTGGATTTTACACTCGATGTTCGGATTGTTTCGACCGGCCGTGATCGCGTGACGAAACTATTTGACGCCAATGGAAACAAGCAGAGAGATTTCCCTGCGACTCAGGATGTGGGCATGGAAGTTTGTTATTCGGGTGAGACCGACCGGGTCTATGCAGGTGATATGGCCGGTCGGGTTTATGCCTGGAATGCGAAAGATGGAGCAGTGATCGGCCAGTGTGTCACGAATCCGGCATCAGTCACGGCTCAATTGGCGGCCGCTCAAGCGGAATTGACAGGGTCACAGCAAAAAGTCACTGCTGCGAATGAGGCTGTGGAATCTTTGCGTAAACAACTCGCAGATCGCCAGAAGGCGGCGGAAGAAGCGGGCAAAATGGTTGGTATTCGTGAGGCCGAACTGAACGCCAAGAATGAGGCAAAAACTGCCAAGCAGAGTGACATGAGCCGGGTGGAACAGCAGTTGGGGGGAATGAAGCAGCAACTCTCCAAACAGCAGCAGGATTTTGACCAGACCACTAAGGCGTTGGAAGTCGCAATGACCAAACTGAATGGTCAAAAGGGAGAACTGCAAAAGGTTCGAGAAGCATTCGATACGACACAAAAAGCGTTGGAAAATGCACGGAACAGTTTGAATGGAGATGCCGAAAACGCAGATCAGAAAAACATTGTTTCTGATTTGGAAGGAAAGGTTAAGTCGGCTAAAGACCAGGTGGATCTCGTCGAAGCAGCCGTGAAAGAGCAGGTCACGACTGTTTCGGGGCTGGAAAAACAGATTGATGAGCGTAAGCAGGCTTTAGCTGCTATCAAGACAGAGGTAAACACTCTGGAAGGAAAGCTCACGTCTGGTCGAGATGAATTAAAGGCACTGGATAGTGCTCGAAATAATGCCGAGCAGGCCCTTAAAAATGCGAGGATGGAAGCTGAGCAGCGCATGAAAACTGCATCGGCAACGGAGGATGAAAAGAAGCAGCTGGCTGAGCGGGAAGCAGCCTTGAAGACTGCCCAGGAGTTGCTGGTGCGGTGGCAAGGACGAATCACGACTATTGAAGCTGTTCGAAATCTACCACCACTTTCTACAGCCGTTGTGGAGTAG
- a CDS encoding DUF1549 and DUF1553 domain-containing protein produces the protein MDKYSTIFNRCWMTWGVLGTFLFATGDVFGESKLTQLRVYPEQVKLETTADRQLLVVQAVREDGVTVDVSHEAKFQIADQQFVKLEGTTLCPQADGKTELRVEYGGLTKAVPLEVIKATEARPVSFKLDVMPVLMKAGCNSGSCHGAARGKDGFRLSLFGYDPDGDYHRIVRELPGRRVDLAVPEASLLVEKSVGAVPHGGGKRFEMTSDLNKTFVDWVAANCPQDPADVPVCTGLSLYPPDGVLDGEGTKQQVTVRATYSDGSDRDVTALTLFMSNNDNSATISPEGIIQAGARGEAFIMARFATFTVGSHFVVLPKWHQYEAKAMPSANYIDDLVNQKLMKLRIEPSGKADDEAFLRRVYLDLVGILPTEEEYVAFMTDTNPQKRDLLIDQLVERKEFTEVWVSKWAEWLMMRSSNQTSYKSIVLYYNWLSEQIAENVPLNVMVRDILSANGGTFKNAPTNFYQIERDTLKVSENVAQIFMGMRTQCAQCHNHPFDRWTQDDYYAFASFFSQIGRKEAEDYRETIIFNSGGGDVRHPVNGKVMEPVFLGGPKADTKGKDRREVLANWLASPENPYFAENFVNRVWHHFFGIGIVDPIDDVRISNPPSNEPLLKELAKRFTASNYNFKQLVKEIVRSEAYQRSTQRNESNATDEKNFAHQSLRRIKAESMLDIITQVTSGREKFRGLPLGARAVQIADGQTSNYFLTTFGRATRETACSCEVKMEPTLSQALHLLNGDSSNQKIAQGNLVGKWLQEKVPHEEIVQRLYIRCLSRKATQAELDVLLPTLAESKDAKKDLDDVFWALLNSREFIFNH, from the coding sequence ATGGACAAGTACAGTACAATCTTTAACCGTTGCTGGATGACATGGGGCGTTCTGGGAACATTCCTGTTCGCAACTGGTGATGTATTTGGTGAGTCCAAGCTCACTCAATTGCGTGTCTATCCTGAGCAGGTCAAGCTCGAGACAACAGCAGATCGGCAGCTCCTTGTTGTTCAGGCGGTGCGAGAGGATGGCGTAACTGTCGATGTCAGTCATGAGGCAAAATTCCAGATCGCTGATCAACAGTTTGTCAAGCTGGAGGGGACGACGTTATGTCCTCAGGCTGATGGCAAGACAGAGCTTCGTGTCGAGTATGGTGGTTTGACAAAGGCTGTTCCTCTGGAAGTCATCAAAGCGACTGAAGCTCGTCCTGTGAGTTTCAAACTGGATGTGATGCCAGTGCTGATGAAGGCGGGCTGTAACAGTGGTAGCTGCCATGGTGCTGCCCGCGGAAAAGATGGTTTTCGACTTTCTCTCTTTGGTTACGACCCGGATGGTGATTACCACCGCATCGTAAGAGAACTCCCCGGTCGCCGAGTCGACCTCGCTGTGCCTGAAGCCAGTCTTCTGGTCGAAAAATCTGTGGGGGCTGTTCCCCATGGCGGCGGTAAGCGTTTTGAGATGACTTCGGATCTGAATAAAACCTTTGTCGACTGGGTCGCCGCCAATTGCCCGCAAGATCCGGCTGATGTCCCCGTCTGCACAGGGTTATCACTATACCCGCCAGATGGGGTGCTCGATGGCGAAGGTACAAAGCAACAGGTAACAGTTCGTGCGACCTATAGCGATGGTTCTGATCGGGACGTGACAGCCCTGACATTGTTTATGTCGAATAATGACAATTCCGCAACAATTTCTCCCGAAGGTATCATTCAGGCGGGAGCTCGTGGCGAAGCCTTTATCATGGCTCGCTTCGCTACATTTACCGTGGGCTCTCACTTTGTCGTGTTGCCCAAATGGCATCAGTATGAGGCTAAGGCAATGCCGAGTGCCAATTATATTGATGACCTGGTCAATCAGAAACTCATGAAACTGCGCATTGAACCCAGTGGCAAAGCGGATGACGAAGCATTTCTGAGGCGTGTTTACCTCGATCTGGTCGGGATTCTCCCGACGGAAGAAGAATATGTCGCTTTCATGACGGATACGAATCCTCAGAAGCGGGATCTGCTGATTGATCAACTTGTCGAGCGGAAAGAATTCACTGAAGTCTGGGTCTCCAAGTGGGCCGAATGGCTGATGATGAGATCATCCAATCAGACCAGCTATAAGTCGATTGTGCTGTACTATAACTGGCTATCAGAGCAGATCGCCGAGAATGTGCCGCTCAATGTCATGGTGCGAGATATTCTCTCTGCGAATGGGGGGACATTTAAGAACGCTCCGACAAATTTCTATCAGATCGAGCGGGATACACTCAAAGTATCTGAGAATGTCGCCCAGATCTTCATGGGAATGAGAACGCAATGCGCTCAATGTCATAATCATCCTTTTGATCGCTGGACACAGGATGATTACTACGCCTTTGCGTCGTTCTTTTCTCAGATTGGACGTAAGGAAGCCGAAGACTATCGCGAAACGATCATTTTCAATAGTGGTGGTGGTGACGTAAGGCATCCTGTCAACGGTAAGGTGATGGAGCCTGTCTTTCTGGGTGGGCCAAAAGCAGATACGAAGGGTAAGGATCGCCGTGAAGTCCTGGCGAATTGGCTGGCTTCGCCGGAGAATCCGTACTTTGCTGAAAACTTCGTCAACCGAGTGTGGCATCACTTCTTCGGGATTGGCATTGTCGATCCGATTGATGATGTGCGAATCTCCAATCCTCCTTCCAATGAGCCTCTCTTGAAAGAGTTGGCCAAGAGATTCACAGCTTCGAACTACAACTTCAAGCAGTTGGTTAAAGAAATTGTTCGTTCAGAAGCTTATCAGCGGTCAACACAGCGGAATGAATCGAATGCCACCGATGAGAAGAATTTTGCTCATCAATCTCTACGGCGTATTAAAGCCGAATCAATGCTCGACATTATCACGCAGGTGACAAGTGGTCGGGAGAAGTTCCGCGGGTTGCCTCTGGGGGCTCGAGCCGTTCAGATTGCTGACGGACAGACATCGAACTACTTCCTGACGACTTTTGGTCGAGCGACGCGTGAAACGGCTTGCAGTTGTGAGGTGAAGATGGAGCCGACGTTGTCGCAGGCACTGCACCTGCTCAATGGCGATTCTTCCAATCAGAAGATTGCCCAGGGGAACCTGGTTGGTAAGTGGTTGCAGGAGAAAGTTCCTCACGAAGAGATTGTGCAGCGACTCTATATTCGCTGTCTTTCACGCAAAGCGACTCAAGCAGAACTTGACGTTCTGTTGCCAACTTTGGCTGAATCGAAGGATGCCAAGAAAGATCTCGATGATGTTTTCTGGGCACTGCTGAACAGCCGGGAATTTATCTTTAATCACTAA
- a CDS encoding diguanylate cyclase domain-containing protein — translation MESHEQFTLWLALSTGGLALLVAAATGFICGIWLGPWWQRRQFSRALKDAALWQNRLLTELEQVEKNCTFALSESQKPFPPDRQNRLEKVQSRLIESLQRLANLRGSHNSSPAVFQFEWMTDAHSASSGLPDRTTFDLNLKHMLDYGTACHTTSALLLVRMDRHDSALRRYGPSETSQLLQKMIALVIRSARDTDLICQFDEQTISVLLPNLTPAQAWRQAEMIRDSIRTHHFLLENGQQEVIVTASSGLSCSQPESNPEELIQSARRALAKAESLGRNRLIAE, via the coding sequence ATGGAATCGCATGAGCAGTTCACTTTGTGGCTCGCATTATCCACAGGCGGACTGGCTCTACTTGTTGCTGCCGCTACAGGATTTATCTGCGGCATCTGGCTGGGGCCCTGGTGGCAACGGCGCCAGTTTTCACGAGCCCTCAAAGACGCTGCCCTCTGGCAGAACCGATTGCTGACTGAACTGGAACAAGTCGAGAAGAACTGTACTTTCGCTCTATCCGAATCTCAAAAACCATTCCCGCCGGATCGACAAAATCGGTTAGAGAAAGTCCAATCCCGTCTCATCGAGTCACTTCAGCGGCTTGCCAACCTGCGCGGCAGCCACAACAGCTCACCAGCAGTTTTCCAGTTCGAATGGATGACTGACGCTCACTCAGCATCGTCTGGTCTACCAGACCGCACCACATTTGATCTCAATCTCAAACACATGCTCGATTATGGCACCGCCTGCCATACCACCAGCGCACTTTTATTGGTGAGAATGGATCGGCATGACTCAGCCCTTCGGCGGTACGGCCCGAGCGAGACTAGTCAACTGCTACAAAAGATGATCGCTCTGGTCATTCGATCGGCACGAGATACGGATCTGATCTGTCAGTTCGACGAACAAACGATCTCAGTCCTGCTTCCGAATCTCACACCAGCACAAGCCTGGAGACAGGCCGAAATGATTCGTGACTCGATCCGGACTCATCACTTCCTGTTGGAAAATGGCCAACAGGAAGTCATCGTGACGGCATCCTCAGGATTGTCCTGTTCACAACCGGAAAGCAATCCTGAGGAACTGATCCAGAGCGCCAGAAGAGCATTAGCCAAGGCAGAAAGCCTGGGTCGAAACCGACTCATCGCCGAATAA
- a CDS encoding DUF1501 domain-containing protein, translating into MVKVSPNCAPAHFQALSRRGFLSVGMLAGTSLTLPHLLQQQALADLKDYKTFQGTAKSIIHIFLPGGIAHQESFDPKPNAPIEYRGEMKQVQTKLPGVMFGETLTKTAEVADKLCIIRSMTHGEAAHERGTHNMFTGYRPSPALQYPSIGSVISHEFGPRNNLPPYVCVPNVPNEYAGSGYLSSAFAPFALGSDPANNGFKVRDLNLPGGVDDARFESRRRMLDAVNGHFAQREKSDELTAMNTFYDRAYSLISSSQAREAFDIEKESPEIRDQYGRNTAGARMLLARRLVESGVRLVNLTYGGWDHHTNIVQGFKNQMPQFDQAFSMLIKDLDQRGLLGETLVMVSSEFGRTPKINGTAGRDHYPKVFSVALAGGGIKQGAVYGSSNAVASEPDENPLGIEDLFTTVYHALGIVADKELMAPGDRPIEIVDGGQVVKELLA; encoded by the coding sequence ATGGTGAAAGTTTCCCCTAATTGTGCACCAGCGCATTTTCAGGCACTCAGCCGCCGTGGATTTCTGTCAGTGGGCATGCTGGCAGGGACCTCATTAACTCTGCCTCATCTTTTGCAGCAGCAGGCTTTGGCAGATTTGAAGGATTACAAAACCTTCCAGGGAACTGCCAAATCGATCATTCACATTTTCCTGCCTGGCGGGATTGCTCATCAGGAATCGTTTGATCCGAAGCCCAATGCTCCGATCGAGTATCGTGGTGAAATGAAGCAGGTGCAGACAAAGCTTCCCGGCGTGATGTTTGGTGAAACTTTGACCAAGACAGCAGAAGTTGCTGACAAGCTCTGCATTATCCGCAGTATGACTCATGGTGAAGCAGCCCACGAACGTGGCACCCATAATATGTTCACAGGGTACAGGCCAAGTCCTGCATTGCAGTATCCTTCGATTGGATCTGTGATCAGTCACGAATTTGGACCACGTAACAATCTGCCTCCCTATGTCTGTGTGCCGAATGTGCCAAACGAGTATGCCGGGAGCGGCTATTTGAGCAGTGCCTTTGCACCGTTTGCCTTGGGTTCCGATCCGGCCAATAACGGATTCAAAGTGCGGGATCTGAACTTGCCTGGCGGAGTTGATGATGCTCGATTTGAGTCACGTCGCCGCATGCTGGATGCTGTTAATGGTCATTTTGCTCAGCGGGAAAAATCTGACGAACTGACCGCGATGAACACTTTCTATGATCGCGCTTACAGCCTGATCAGCTCGTCGCAGGCACGAGAAGCGTTCGATATTGAGAAGGAATCCCCCGAGATCCGCGATCAGTATGGACGAAATACGGCCGGCGCTCGCATGCTGTTGGCTCGCCGCCTGGTCGAATCTGGTGTGCGTCTGGTGAACCTGACTTACGGCGGGTGGGATCATCACACCAATATCGTGCAGGGATTTAAGAATCAGATGCCCCAGTTTGATCAGGCTTTCTCAATGCTGATCAAGGATCTCGACCAGCGTGGTCTCCTGGGTGAAACATTGGTGATGGTGTCTTCTGAATTTGGCCGGACACCGAAGATCAACGGGACAGCAGGCCGCGATCACTATCCGAAGGTTTTCAGTGTGGCCCTGGCTGGTGGCGGGATCAAGCAAGGTGCTGTCTACGGTTCGTCAAATGCTGTGGCCTCCGAGCCTGATGAGAATCCTCTGGGAATCGAAGATCTCTTCACCACTGTTTATCACGCTTTGGGAATTGTGGCTGACAAGGAGTTGATGGCACCTGGGGATCGTCCGATTGAAATCGTGGATGGTGGTCAAGTGGTGAAAGAGTTGCTGGCTTAG
- a CDS encoding transthyretin-like family protein has translation MYGIRLSLLGIVLGMSLHGCGGGSEVPKDRLPTFPVTGVVTLDDKPLDGATVTFHAPASSPDGKTIPSAIGTTDSSGRFKLMTWQPNDGAAAANYTVSVSKYEATPAAASTGGEYVPPDPKVKPVAPKALVPAKYLNHQKSGLMAEVKSSGKNEFKLELKSQP, from the coding sequence ATGTATGGCATTCGCTTGAGTTTATTGGGGATCGTTCTGGGGATGTCTCTTCACGGATGTGGTGGCGGTAGCGAAGTACCAAAAGATCGATTGCCGACCTTTCCCGTGACAGGTGTGGTAACACTGGATGATAAACCTCTCGATGGCGCGACGGTGACATTTCATGCACCGGCCTCAAGTCCTGATGGTAAGACCATCCCCAGCGCGATTGGAACCACCGATTCATCCGGTCGATTCAAACTGATGACCTGGCAGCCCAATGATGGTGCAGCAGCTGCCAATTACACCGTAAGCGTTTCTAAGTATGAGGCGACACCAGCGGCCGCTTCTACCGGGGGTGAGTATGTGCCACCAGATCCCAAAGTGAAACCAGTGGCTCCGAAAGCTCTGGTACCAGCCAAATACCTCAATCATCAGAAGTCTGGGTTAATGGCTGAGGTGAAATCTTCAGGAAAGAACGAATTCAAGCTGGAGTTGAAGTCACAGCCTTAG